The genomic interval CGCACGAGCGCGTCGAGATCGCCGAGGTCGCGCAGCGACTTGTGGAGCTCTCCCGACATGAACAGGTGGCACGCGCAGTGGACCACCATGTCCTCGGGCGCGAGCACGCGGAGGGGCGAGCCCGGCAGCGGACGCGCGGCCGCCAGCAGCAGTCGCGCGTCTGGCCGAAGCCGGCCGGTGGGCGGCAGGATGTTGTGGTGCACATCGACCACGACCTGACGGTCCTTGTGCGCCATCGGCGGCAGCTCGTGCGACCACTCGCGATAGTAGCGGTCGTCGTACGCCGTGAGCAGGGTGGATCGCCAGCCCGCGCCCTGGAGCCTGGCCTCGACGTCGTCCAGCTGCTCCGCCGGAACCAGCAGGTCCACGTCGTTGAACTGGCGTCCGCGCGCCGCCGGCAGATCGGCGTGGAGATAGGCGGCCCCCTTGAGGAGCACGACGGGCAGCGGGGCGAGGACGCGGCGGAGCCGCGTGACCTCCCAGCGGATCAGGCGATGGTGCAGCTCGACATCGGTGCGCGCCGCTTCCAGCCGCGTGCGCACGCGTAACGGAGCTCCCGCCAGCACGCCGGCGTCGCGCGCGAGGGCCTCGAGCCGGGCCAGGAGACTGGCGTGGCGCGCCTGACGCAGGAGCACATCCCACTCCGCGGGGACGAGGCGCGCCATCGACGTGGGCTCGCGTAGCAGGCGCGCCAGGGAGGCGGCGTCCGTCACGGGAGCGGACGGGCTCGCGACCGGCTACGGCGACGCGGAAAGGTCAGGCGGTGGGCGTCGGAGGCGGCAGCGCGCCGAGGAGGCCCAGGGCATCGTCCAGGCTGGAGTACCTGAACTCGTAGGCGTCGCACTCGTCAATCATACGCGACAGCGCGCGGAAGCCCCGAATCCCCAGCGACGGGTAGTTGAACGAGCAGTCGGCGAGCCGAAAGAACGCGCGGGCCTTCGGGACGCGGGTGAGCGACGGCGCCGCCCCGGGGGCGAACACGGGGAACACGAGCCAGGCCGGCATCGCGGCCTCGTGCGCCTGCCGCACACTGTCCGCGGGCGGGCGGAGATGAGCCACCGTCCCTTTGTTGGTGTTCGGGACCGGCGTGCTCATGTGGGCATCGGGCGCCCATCGGCGTATCAGCTCGATGGAGGTGTTCTTCAGGCTGATCGGCCGGGGCCAGGGATCCAACGCGCCATCCCCGGGGCGGATCAGCGCGAACTCGTCCGAGAGGAGGCGCCACCCGCGCAGCGCCAGCCCCGCGCAGAGCGTGCTCTTCCCCGCGCCGGAGACACCGGGCAGCACGAGGGCACGGCCGTCCCGCTCCAGCACCGCGGCATGGATCATCACGTACTGGTTCGCGCGCGTCGCCGCACACCAGTTGATGCTCCACTCGAGCATCGGCACCGCCATGTCGAGGGGCAAGGGCTCGAAGGGGCGATCCTCGTCGAGGATCACCGTGGCCTGCCGGCGCCACCAGCGCCGCATCCCGAGCGGACCGGAAGGACTCAGCACCACCACGTGGAAGTCCGCCAGCCCGCCCCCTTCGTCCAGGGGATAGTCGCGGTACAGGCCGTGCACCTCGTCGACCAGGGCTGGGATGGGTGTCTCGATGCGCACGACGAAGGGGCCGGTGTCGAGGTCGAGCCCGCGACGCTCGAGGCGGGCGGCGAGGTCGCGGCGGTCGAGCTCCCCCAGCCTCACGCGGGAACCTCCTCGATCAGGCCGATCTCGCGGAATCGCTCGATCACCGCGCGCACATGCCCTTCGATTTCGGGGGCGGGGTCGGGCCCCAGGCGCGAGCCCACCCGTGCGACCAGGGAGGGCACGTCGGCGGGAAACTCCTCGAGCGCCTTCAGGATCTCGGCGGACAGGGCGTCGAGCAGATGCGTGTCGCCCGAGCCTTCATCGAAGACGACGAACTCATCGTCCCAGGACTTCCAGTGAAGGCGGGAGCCCTCGGAGAGCTCCCAGCGGACGGAGGCGGCGAGCGGCTCGGCTACGGCCCCTGGCTCCCGTTACTTTGTCCGGGCGGCAGCGGGCTGCTGCGACATGTTGTGGGACAGCGAGCTACTGTTGGTCTCGGGACCTGCGAAGGCGGCCCGCGCCTTGATCGACATGATGATGGGGGCGGCGGCAGCGGCTGCCTTCAGGACACGTCGCCGACTGGGCGACTGCGCGACGTCTTCCGCGCCTTTGCCCTGCGTCTCGTCCGGTCCTGGCTTGTTCTCGCTCATCGGTCGGGCTCCTCGGTCCTCATTGGGGATCGACCCCGGGATCGTGCCAGTTACACTACTCCCGCGGCATCCGGGATAAGTGCACGTTCCGTGCTCAGATTGGCTTTTGTTACTTTTCAACTACTTAAGGCCATGCACCGGCTGCACGCCCTACGAAAAGTCAAGCTTCCCGACACTTCCGCGTGGCAAATCTTCCCTAACGGCAGCGGGCCGGGGTAGGTCCTCAGGAGGCGCCAGCGAAGCTCTTCCCTTGCCCTCCCGATATCTGCTATTCCATACTCCTACTGCCCGGGTCAACTCCGCAGGGCTGGAGGACACCATGAACCGCCGCTGCACCATCGCACTGCTTGTTGCCCTTGTCCTGATCCTCACCGGGGTTGGCGTCGCGCGCGCGGCCGGCGAGCTCGGTCTGGCGACGGGAGGCGAGCGCGGCACGTACTACCAGTTCGGGCTCAATCTCCAGAAACTCGTCAAGGACAAGGGGATCGATCTCTCCGTCTACACGTCCAAGGGGTCGATCGAGAACGTCTACGCGGTCTACCAGAAGCCGAACACCCAGATGGGGATCGTGCAATCCGACGTCCTGGCCTTCGTGGCCCGCGTGCAGTCCGACCCAGTGCTCAAGCGGATCGCGAAGAAGACCAAGATGGTCTTCCCCCTCTACAACGAAGAAATCCACCTGCTCGGCCGGAAGGGGATCACGGACTTCGACGACCTGACGGACCGCCGGGTCGCTATCGGCCGCGAGGGTAGTGGCACCTATCTTACCGCGCGGCTGCTCTTCAAGGTGTCCGAGGTGCAGCCCAAGGAGATGGTGCTGATCGACACGGACGAGGCGCTCACCGCGCTCAAGGAAGGGCGCGTCGACGCGATGTTCTACGTGGCGGGCTACCCCGTGAAGCTGTTCAGCGAGGGCGTCAGCCAGGCCGACAACCTCGCGCTGGTCCCCATCACGAACAAGAGCATCACCGAGTTCTATCCGCGGTCCGAGATACCCGCCGGCACCTATCCCTGGCAGCCGCAGGCGCTCTCGACGGTCGCGGTCAAGGCGGTGCTCATCTCCTTCGACTTCCGCCGCCGCGACTGTGATCTGGTGGGGCAGTTCGCCCAGACGGTGTCCGCCAACCTGCCGTGGCTCGTGAAGAACGGCCATCCGAAGTGGAAGTCGGTGGATCTCGACGCGCCGCTGCGCGGCTGGGAGCAGTACGACTGCGTCGCGAAGTACCTCCGCAAGCCCGGGCAGCCCGCCGCCGCGAAGGCGACCGGCGGGAATCCGGTCATGGACGCCATCAAGGAGATGCTCAACGAGTGACAATGGCGACCTGACGCCGCGCCGGATCCGACTCGCGGATCTACGGTCGGCGGGCGCGCTCGGCCCCTTCCGGGCCGTCGCGACCCTGAACGCCTGGGGCACAGATTCATTGTTCCTGGCTGAGCGTATGACCGGGGGTGACCGCGTGGCCGTGCGCATGCTGGAAGGCGGCGGGAACGGCCGCGACGATTCCCTGCTCGAGTCGCTCCGCGAGCACGTGGTGCGGGTCGGCGCGCTGAGCGCGCGGTGCCCGGCGATCGCGTCCCTCCACGAATGTGGCCGCGCCGAGGGCGGCGGCATCTACCTGGCGCTCGAGCATCCCGAGGCGCCGACGCTGGCCGAGGTGCTCCAGCGCGAGGGGCAGCTCGATCCCAATCGTGCGGTGCGGCTCACTGTGCGCGTCGCCGAGGCGCTCGAGTCCGCGCACATGCTGGGGATCGCGCACGGCGGGCTCATGCCCCGGAACATCGTCCTGGGCGAGAACGAGTCGGTGAAGCTCACCGAGTTCGGCGTGGACTGGCTGCGTACGCGCGCCCGCGGCGCCGACGTCAACGGTGCGGGGGCCTCCCCTTATCTCGCCCCCGAGCAGCGGGCTTCGGGCGAGGCCTCCCCGCAGGCCGACGTCTACGCCGTCGGCGCCATCCTCTACGAGACCCTCGCCGGCCGGCCGCCGGAGCTGCAGTCGCCGTCGCGGCGCCGGGCCTCGATCCAGCCGCTCCGCAAGCTGCGTCCGGACGTCTCGCCCTCGCTCGAGCACGTCGTCACGCGCGCGCTCGAGCCCGATCCCGAACGCCGCTACCGAGACATGACCGATCTCTTCAACGAGCTCTGGAGCGAGATCAGCCCGTTCTCGGGCTCGAAGCCGGCCGGGCACGGTGCGCGAGTGCGTCGCGCGGACGGGAAGCGGACGCGTCTGATCGCGGTGGGAATCGTGGTCGGCGCCATCGCGGCCATCGCGCTCCTCAGCCGGCTGCTCGTGGCCGGGCCGCCCGCGCTCGTGTCGCCCGCGCGTCAGCCGGCGCCGCTGCCCGAGGTCGCCTCGCCCGCGCCGACGGCGCCGGCGCCTTCGATCGTGAGCGAGCCCGAACGTGTAGCCCCCGAGGCGCCGCCGCCCGCCGTGGCTACAACACCGCCCGCCATGGTCACGCCGCCGCCGCCCGTGGTCACGCCGCCGCCCGTGGTCACGCCGCCGCCCACCGTGGTCACGCCACCCCCCGTGGTCACGCCACCCCCCGTGGTCACGCCGCCGTCGCGCGTGGCTGCGCCAACGCCCGCGGTCACGCCGCCGCCCCCAGTGGTCGCGGCGCCGCGGCCCGAGGCGGTCCCGCCACCCCCGTCTTCACGCCCCGTGGCCCCGCGACCCACGCCGCCGGTGGCCCGCTCGGTCGTCGAGGCACCACGGCCGGCACCGCCTGCCTCTCAACAGGAGAAGCCGATCCGACCCGCGCCGCGCCCCGCGGAGACGCCGTCGCCCCCCGTCCCCGCCCCTGCCGTAGCGCTTCCCACCGCGCCTGCGGGTGCGCGTAACGCCGGCGAGGACGGTGGCGCCATCATCGACTGGCTCCTGAAGGAAAGCTCGAGCACGCGGCGCTAGCGCCCGCGCCCGCCGCGGTCAGCGCGCGCGGGTGTCCGCCTCGCGGATGAAGCGCTCGAAGGGGCCGGACACCCGCACCACCTCGTTCACCGGCCAGGCCCCGCGCGTCACCGTTACCATCAGCAGGTCGCCGGCGATGCCGGCGCGACGCGTCTCCGGGGTCACGGGAACGAAGGCGAGCGAGCGCGGAGCGTCGCCTTCGGCGAAGCGAGCGAAGTCGGCCTGCTGCCCGTCGGGCCCCAGCGCGAAGACGCGGCCGCCCTGGCGGTCGGCCACGAAGAGCCAGTCGCCGGGCCCGATGGTCATCCCGGCCGCCACCGGCCCCCGCAGGACCAGCACGCTCTGCCCGTCGGGCCGCATGCGCCAGAACTCACCCGGCCCTCGCTGCCACGGCGCTTCCGCCGAGCCGTCCGCCGCAATCCAGATGTCCTCGGCGCCTGCCGCGAGCAGTCGTGGGCGCGCCACCTGCACGACGCTCGTGTCGAGCACCGCGCCCTGGGCGTCGAGGCGCACCACCGTTCCCTGGACGCGATCGGCGACGAGAAGCGCCCCTCGCGCGTCCACCGCCACACCTTCCGGTTGCTTGAAGAGCGGCGCGGTGCCGCGTGGCGGGGTCCCCCCGGCCAGGAGCTCCGCGCGTCCGTCGACCAGGCGGTAGAGCACGCCCACCGCGCGATCGCGGTCGAACGTTGTCAGGAGGAGCTCGCGGCCCTCGCGGACGACACCGACCTGCGGGTTGGGAAGCGGAGGCCCGATCTGAAAGCGCGCCTCGCTCTGCGGCGTGAGGCGGGCGCCGCCGGGAGGAATGCGATACAGCCGCGTGAGGTCGTCGGTCTCGCCGCCGGAATACCGGCGGCCGCTGCGCGCCAGGTAGAGCACGCCATCCGCGTCGACCGTCAGCGTGGTGGTCGACGGAATGCCGGGCAACCCGCGCCACGTGTCGGTGGAGAAGCCCTCGCCGGTCACGTAGGTCTGCGCCGAAAAGCCGGGCGGCAGCGTGAACTCCGCGGCGGCGGCGGGAGCGACGAGCGCGAGCGCCGCGAGCAGGACGGACGTCAGAGCCGCGCGTGTGGGCGCTCGCATGGACGGATGAGACCATGTGGTCGCGGAGCACGCAAGACCCCGCCGCTCGGCGGGCCGGCGCAGGATGATAGGATGTCGCGCATGGGACTCGAGCAGCAGCTCACCGACACGCTGACCAAGGCCATCAAGGACAAGGACCTGCGCACCGCGGACGCCGTACGGATGCTCAAGACCAAGCTGCAGGAGCGGCGGACGGCCAAGGGCTTCTCGGGCACGGTGGACGACGCGCTCGTCCTGGACGTGATCGGGGCCTACCGCAAGCAGCTCCAGAAGGCGGTCGCGGAATACGACAAGCTCGGCGAGCGCGGAGCCGCCCAGGCCGCGCAGCTCCGCTTCGAGATCGAGCTCTGCGAGCGCTATCTGCCCCGCGGGATGGACGAAGGAGCCCTGCGCGCGCTGGTGGGGGAGCGCATCGCCGCCCTCGGCATCACCGATCCGAAGCAGGCGGGCCGCCTCGTCGGCGACGTGATGAAGAGCCACAAGGGCCAGGTCGAGGCCGGCGACGTGAAGCGGATCGCCGAGGAGCTCCTTGGAGGAGGCGCGTGATGAACGGAGTGACGCTGCCGACCGAGACCGTGTTCGTGATGGAGATGTCGCCGATCAAGTTCGGCCTGGGGGCGATGGACGAGATCGGTTTCGATGCCGCGCGCCTCGGACTCAGGAAGGCACTGGTCTTCACCGACCGCAACCTGGCCGCCGCGGGGCTCCCCGACCGCGTGCGCGCGCTCCTCGAGGAGCAGGGCATCAAAGCCGACGTCTACGACGGCGTCGAGGTGGAGCCGAGCGACCGGTCCATGGAGGACGCGGCGGAGTACGCGCGGACCAAGGAGTTCGACGGCCTCGTGGCGGTGGGCGGCGGTAGCACCATCGATACGTGCAAGGCCGCCAACCTCCTCACCTGCTACCCCGCGCCGCTGCTCGACTACATCAACAAGCCGGTCGGCAAGGGCGTGGCGGTGCCCGGCCCGCTCAAGCCGCTCATCGCGGTGCCGACCACCGCGGGCACGGGCAGCGAGACCACGGCGGTCGCGGTCACTCACGTCATCGACCAGAACGTGAAGGCGGGGGTGTCGCACCGGCTGCTCCGGCCCGCGCTGGGCGTGGTCGACCCCCTCAACACCGTGACCGCGCCCCCGGAGGTCACCGCGGCGGCGGGCGCGGACATCCTCACCCACGCCATCGAGTCCTACACGACGCGCCCGTACAACGCGCGCGCCAAGCATCATCCGCCCGACCGGCCCGCCTACATCGGCGCCAACCCGGCCAGCGACGTCTGGTGCGAGAAGGCGATCGATTACGTCGCCCGCTACCTGCGGCGCGCCGTGCTGAACGGGCTCGACCTGGAGGCGCGCGTCAACCTGGCGCTCGCCGCCAACTACGCGGGAATCGGCTTCGGGAACGCGGGCGTCCACATCCCGCACGCCCTCGCCTACCCGATCGCCGGGCTCGTGCGCGACTACGTGCCACCGGGCTATCGCACGCGTCACGCGATGGTGCCGCACGGTATGGCGGTGATCCTCACCGCGCCGTCCGCCTTCCGCTTCACGTACACGAGCGCGACGGAGCGCCATCTCCGCGCCGCCGAGCTGATGGGCGTGCCCGTGAGCGGGCTCTCCGAGGCCGAGCGGCGGGAGGCGCTGCCCCGGGCCCTGATCTCGCTCATGCGCGACACCGGCATCCCGAACGGGCTGAACGCGGTGGGCTACACCGAGCGCGACATCCCCGCGCTGGTGGAGGGCACGCTGAAGCAGCCGCGCCTGCTCGCGGGCGCGCCGCGCTCGGTAGGCTCGGCCGATCTGGAATGGATCCTGCGGGACTCGATGCGGCTCTGGTAGGGGAGAACGACCCCGGGCCGGCGCTGAGCGCCGACCCGGGACTGGCCCTAGCGGCCGAACTGGAGCTCGATCCAGCGCGGCGTCCGCGCCGGCTGGCTCGTCTTCGTGGCGCGCTCGTGCTCCGGCTCCGCCGTCGCCGCCTCGATCGCCGCGAGCCGCGCGGCCTCCGCGCGCCGCTCGCCCAGCCAGACCTCCACCAGTTTCTCGAGCACGTACGTGTTCACGTACATGGTCTCTCCTCGCTCAGCGCGCCGCCGCAGTGAGCGGCGTCACGAGCCGCGAACCGCGCGCCGACGTCGGCGCCGGCATGGGCGGCAGCAGGACGATCTCGAACGGCCGTGGACTCGCGTGCTCCATGGTGCGCTCCACGATCTGCACCAGCGGGCCAATCAGCGCCGGGCGTCCCGGCAACCGCAACCGCACGCACCAGCCTCCGCCCGGCCGGGCGGCGACCTCGGGCGCGGCCACCGCGCCCAGCTCGCGGTGGACGGCATCGGTCACCTGGATCTGCAGGGCCACGCGCCGCGCGCGGGCTCCGGCCCTCAGCTCCGCGAGCCACAGCAGCCCCACCACGAACCAGATCGGGCTCGTCGCGATCAACACCATCAACACCGTGGTCATCATGGCGCCCCCCTTTCCTCATTGGTGAGACACCGGGGGCCGCCAGGTGTGAAAGCGACGCGAATACGCGGGGCGGCTGCGGCGGGCGGCGACGGCGAAGAACGGTCAGGCGGGAAGCGGATGCAGATCCGGCCGGCACGACGTGCACGGGGCCAGGCCGGCGCCTTCCGCGCGGGCGCGGGAGGCGTACACGGTGAAGTTGCTGAGCGACTGCTGGCTGATCGTACCGCAGGTCGGGATGCAGTACTCGGTGTCGTCGAGGTGGCAGTAGTACACCGCGTCCCGATCCACGTGCGGACTCCGGCCGCCGCCCTTCAGGTGAATCCCCTCGAGCGAGAGGAGCTGCTGCTTGAGGCCGATCCGGTTTCCGGCATAGCCCACGAGGTCGCCGTCGCTTCCGACCACGCGATGGCAGGGCACCACGATGGGCAATGGATTGTGTCGCAACGCCTGGGCCACCGCCCGGCTCGCCTGCGGCGCGCCGAGCTCGTGCGCAATGCGCGCATATGACGCCACCGATCCAAACGGCAGGCGAAGCGTCACCTCGAGCACGCGACGCTGGAACTCGCTGCCGGCGAGGCGGAGATCCAGCGGCCAGTCGAGCCGCGTCCGCCGTCCCTGGAGATACTCCGTGAGGTCGCGGAACAGCCCCTCCGTGCGGGCGACATCCTCCACCGCCTCCGCGCCTCGCCGCGCGAGCTTGTTCCCCGCGCCACCGCGGCCCGAGATGTACTCGACCACCGACACGCCCTGCTCGGTGGCGCCGATGAGGATGGGACCCAGCGCCGACTCGAACACGCCGTAGCGCACGAGACGGGTCCGGAGATCGGCCAGTCGATGCTCCAGCTCCGCGCGCGCCAGTGTCGGCCCGGCTCCGGGCGCCGGCTCGCTGCGCAGCCCCGTCACCGCGCCCTCGATCTCCTGATAGCGCCCGAGCTCCTGCCGGCACTCCGAGCAGCCGGCGAGATGCGTGTCCACGCGCCGCGCCGCGGCGGGGCTCGCCTCCTCCATCGCCACCGCGATCAGGTCCGGCTCGACCTCACGGCACGTCAGGGTTTCGCGGCTCATGCGCTTGGCTCCCCTCTTCCCACCTGGGCGATGGCGAGGTCACCGAGCGCCCGGCGGACCTTGCGCAGCGCCTGGAACACGTGGGCGCGGGCACTCTCCGCGGAGCAATCGAGGCTCTGCCCGATCGCATCGTAGTCCAGCTCGTGGATCTTTCGCATGGTGAACGCCAGGCGCTGCTTCAATGGCAGCGCGATGACGATGGCGTCGATCTTCTTGCTTGCCTGCTCCAGCACCGCTTCTCCTTCCGGCCCCCCGCCGTCGCGCCGCTCGTCCCGCTGCCCGATGGCCTCGTGAGCCCGTCGGCGGCGCGCCTCCGACCTCCAGTGATTCCGGCAGAGATTGGTGGCGATGGCGAACAACCACGCGCGGACGTTCGCGTCCGGCGCGAGCCTTCCGTGCGCCCGATACGCGCGGAGGAACGTCTCCTGCGAGAGATCGTCCGCATCGCTCGGACGGCGGGTCACCCGCGCGAGGTACCGGTGTATCTCTCCGTGGTGGGCGGCCACCACGGCCTCGAACGCCTGATCTGCCATCACTCTACTCATGAGACCCCACGGGACCCGCGGCGTGAAATGGGCCTGCCGGGCCGTGAGCCATCGCCGTCAGATCAGCTGGTTATGTCCCGGTGGCTCAGAGCTGACCGGAGTCGCCCCAGGACGGCAGGAGGGCGCGGTAGGCGGGGTCCTGGTAGCGGTCCAGGTGAAACGCCTTCGCGTACGGGGGGAGCGGGCGGCCCACGATGTAGTCCGCGAGGAGGTCAGCGGCGCCGTTCGAGGCCATGAGACCGTAGCCCGAGAGGCCGCCGAGCACGTAGGCGCCGTCGAGCGCCAGGGGGCAGGCGAGGAAGCGGTTCTCCTCGGTCTTGGTGTAGTACCCACCGTCCACGAAGGTCCGGGGCAATCGGTCGGCGTAGCCCGCCATGGCCGGCAGCATGCGGGACAGGCCCCGGATCACGATCTCGGCGTAGGCCGGATCGAACTCGATGGGGAACTGCGGCTCGAGCGGCTCGATGTCGTACGTCCAGATGCCCAGCACGATGGGGCTGTCCGCCGGCCCCTCGGGCCGGCCATGCACGCCCGGGGGCAGCTCCTCGAGCAGCCGGCGGATGTCCGGCGCTTCCCCGAGCACTTCGCGCTCCTCGGCCGACCAGGGCAGGCGCACCGGATCCGTCCAGATCAGCATCGGCGCGTGTCGCGGCACCGCGCCCAGCGAGTCGGTGAACGCGACCTTGGCGTGCCGCTCGCAGAACACCGGCAGCTCCACGCCCACGAGGCGTCCGACCTCCCTCAGGAACGGCCCCGCGGCGACGACGAAGCGCGGCGTGGCGATGCCGACGGACCCGCCCGCGCTCGCGAGGCGCACCCCGCGCACCCGGCCCCCCGCCGTTTCCACCGACTCGACGCGCCCCTCGATCAGCCGGGCCCCCTTCTCCCGCGCGCGCTCCAGCAGGTACATGCCGAGCTGCTGTCCGCTGAACCAGCCGCAGCGGCGCGCGTGCAGCAGCGCCACCGTGTCCTCGGCGAGATACGGGAAGTGGCGCCGGATCGTGCCGGCGTCGGTGACGACGTCGGCGCCCACGGGCTCGCCCTCGAAGCCCTCCGCCGGAGCCGGCCGGTACTCCGCGCCCGGCGTGGCGTGCAGGCGCGCCACCCCCGCCCCGCGTCCGGCCGCCTCGCGGGCGGCGCGGACGAAGTCGGGCACGCGCGCGGGATCGGCGGTCGCGAAGAGATAGCCGCGCCGGTTCATGCGGAACACGTTGCCGCTCTCGCGCGCCAGCTCCTCGAGGAGATCGATGCTCCGGTTCATCAGCGCGACCATGTCGTCGCCGGGGCCGGGCCACCAGTTCCGGTAGGATTCGGTGGACTTATCGCTGGTGAGTGAGAGCGGGGGACGCTCGTCCACGATCACGACATTGGCCATCCCGCGGCGAACCGCCAGGTGATAGGCGGCCGCGATGCCCGCGATGCCGGCCCCGCAGATGACGACCTCGGCCGTGGATACGCCCATGACGGACCGATCCTACCGCACCGCGCCCCGGCGCGGGCGCCAGTGTATGCTCGTCCCGAGGGAGGGCTCCCGATGCGCTGGCGAGACATGCGGGGCAGCGGCAACATCGAGGACCGCGAGGGCCAGGGGCCGGCGCGCGGCGGTCTGGGCGGCGGCATGAAGCTCGGCGGCGCGGGCCTTCTCGCGGTGGTCGTCGTGAGCTTCCTGCTCGGGCTCAATCCGCTCGACGTCCTCACCGGGCTCCAGGGCGGCGGGCCGCCCCCGATGGACAGTCCCGCGCCGGGCCCGGCTCCGGGCGGCGCCCCGACGGGCGCGCCCGACCCGACCAAGGAGTTCGTGGCGCGCGTGCTGGGCGACACCGAGGACACCTGGCGCGCCATCTTCCAGAAGCAAGGCCGCGAGTACGAGGCGCCGCGCCTCGTCCTTTTCCGCGGCGCCGTCGAGTCCGCGTGCGGCCACGCCAGCGCCGCGGTCGGCCCCTTCTACTGCTCGGGCGATCAACGTGTTTATCTCGACCGCGCGTTCTTCGAGGAGCTGTCGCAGCGCTTCGGCGCGCCGGGCGAGTTCGCGCGCGCCTACGTGATCGCCCACGAGATCGGGCATCACGTCCAGAACCTCATCGGCGTCACCGAGAAGGTGGCGTCCCAGCGCGCGCGGGGGGGCCGCGGGAACGCGCTCTCGGTGGCGATGGAGCTCCAGGCCGACTGCCTTGCCGGGGTGTGGGGGCACTACGCCAAGCGGCGAAACCTGCTGGACCCGGGCGACGTGGAGGCCGGGCTCCAGGCGGCCGCCGCCATCGGCGACGACCGCATCCAGCAGCAGTCACGCGGCTACGTGTCCCCCGAGTCCTTCACCCACGGCAGCTCCGAGCAGCGGGTGCGCTGGTTTCGCACGGGGCTGGACTCGGGCGAGGTGCGCCAGTGCGACACCTTCGCGGCAGCCCGGCGCTGATGGGCGGGCGCTGGAGTATGATCCCGCCAGGGAGGAACCCATGGCGATCTCCGCCGCGCCCCTGACCATCACGCCCCTGCATCCCTGCCTCGGCGCTCGCGTCGAGGGGGTAGATCTCTCGCGGCCCCTCCCCTCGGAGACGTTCCGGCGTGTCGCCGACGCCTTCGACGAGCACTCGGTGCTGGTCTTCCACGACCAGCGGCTCACGGACGCGCAGCAGAAGGCCTTCAGCGAGCAGTGGGGACCGCTCGAGACGACGCTGGTGTCTCCGGGCAAGGAAGGCCGGCTGGATCCCAAGCTCGTGGATCTTTCCAACGTCGACCCGGACCACGGCAGCGCGCTCATGGACTGGAGCGACCGGCGGATGATGTATCAGTCCGGCAATCAGCTCTGGCACACGGACAGCTCCTTCAAGCCAATCCCCGCGCATTCGTCCGCATTGTCCGGCCGGGAGATTCCGCCGGTGGGCGGCGAGACCGAGTTCGCGAGCATGCGTGTCGCCTACACCGCGCTCTCCCCGGTGGAGCAGGCGCGGCTCGAGGGCAAGGTGGTCGTGCATAGCATCATCTACTCGCGGAGCCTCATCGCGAAGGACCTGTTCGACCCCGAGCAGGCCCGGGCGCTGCCCGCGGTGCGCCATGCTCTGGTGCGCGCCAATCCCGCCCACGGCCGCAAGGCCTTCTACATCGGCTCGCACGCCTGGTTCATCGAGGGCATGCCGTACGCGGAGAGCCGGCGGCTCCTGGACGATCTCCTCGCGCTGACCACGGCGCCCGAGCGTGTCTATCGGCACGTGTGGCGGCAGTGGGACCTCGTCATGTGGGACAACCGCTGCGTGCTCCATCG from Candidatus Methylomirabilota bacterium carries:
- a CDS encoding nucleotidyltransferase family protein, which encodes MTDAASLARLLREPTSMARLVPAEWDVLLRQARHASLLARLEALARDAGVLAGAPLRVRTRLEAARTDVELHHRLIRWEVTRLRRVLAPLPVVLLKGAAYLHADLPAARGRQFNDVDLLVPAEQLDDVEARLQGAGWRSTLLTAYDDRYYREWSHELPPMAHKDRQVVVDVHHNILPPTGRLRPDARLLLAAARPLPGSPLRVLAPEDMVVHCACHLFMSGELHKSLRDLGDLDALVR
- a CDS encoding HprK-related kinase A, producing MRLGELDRRDLAARLERRGLDLDTGPFVVRIETPIPALVDEVHGLYRDYPLDEGGGLADFHVVVLSPSGPLGMRRWWRRQATVILDEDRPFEPLPLDMAVPMLEWSINWCAATRANQYVMIHAAVLERDGRALVLPGVSGAGKSTLCAGLALRGWRLLSDEFALIRPGDGALDPWPRPISLKNTSIELIRRWAPDAHMSTPVPNTNKGTVAHLRPPADSVRQAHEAAMPAWLVFPVFAPGAAPSLTRVPKARAFFRLADCSFNYPSLGIRGFRALSRMIDECDAYEFRYSSLDDALGLLGALPPPTPTA
- a CDS encoding TAXI family TRAP transporter solute-binding subunit, whose translation is MNRRCTIALLVALVLILTGVGVARAAGELGLATGGERGTYYQFGLNLQKLVKDKGIDLSVYTSKGSIENVYAVYQKPNTQMGIVQSDVLAFVARVQSDPVLKRIAKKTKMVFPLYNEEIHLLGRKGITDFDDLTDRRVAIGREGSGTYLTARLLFKVSEVQPKEMVLIDTDEALTALKEGRVDAMFYVAGYPVKLFSEGVSQADNLALVPITNKSITEFYPRSEIPAGTYPWQPQALSTVAVKAVLISFDFRRRDCDLVGQFAQTVSANLPWLVKNGHPKWKSVDLDAPLRGWEQYDCVAKYLRKPGQPAAAKATGGNPVMDAIKEMLNE
- a CDS encoding serine/threonine-protein kinase; protein product: MTGGDRVAVRMLEGGGNGRDDSLLESLREHVVRVGALSARCPAIASLHECGRAEGGGIYLALEHPEAPTLAEVLQREGQLDPNRAVRLTVRVAEALESAHMLGIAHGGLMPRNIVLGENESVKLTEFGVDWLRTRARGADVNGAGASPYLAPEQRASGEASPQADVYAVGAILYETLAGRPPELQSPSRRRASIQPLRKLRPDVSPSLEHVVTRALEPDPERRYRDMTDLFNELWSEISPFSGSKPAGHGARVRRADGKRTRLIAVGIVVGAIAAIALLSRLLVAGPPALVSPARQPAPLPEVASPAPTAPAPSIVSEPERVAPEAPPPAVATTPPAMVTPPPPVVTPPPVVTPPPTVVTPPPVVTPPPVVTPPSRVAAPTPAVTPPPPVVAAPRPEAVPPPPSSRPVAPRPTPPVARSVVEAPRPAPPASQQEKPIRPAPRPAETPSPPVPAPAVALPTAPAGARNAGEDGGAIIDWLLKESSSTRR
- a CDS encoding GatB/YqeY domain-containing protein; translated protein: MSRMGLEQQLTDTLTKAIKDKDLRTADAVRMLKTKLQERRTAKGFSGTVDDALVLDVIGAYRKQLQKAVAEYDKLGERGAAQAAQLRFEIELCERYLPRGMDEGALRALVGERIAALGITDPKQAGRLVGDVMKSHKGQVEAGDVKRIAEELLGGGA
- a CDS encoding hydroxyacid-oxoacid transhydrogenase, with the translated sequence MNGVTLPTETVFVMEMSPIKFGLGAMDEIGFDAARLGLRKALVFTDRNLAAAGLPDRVRALLEEQGIKADVYDGVEVEPSDRSMEDAAEYARTKEFDGLVAVGGGSTIDTCKAANLLTCYPAPLLDYINKPVGKGVAVPGPLKPLIAVPTTAGTGSETTAVAVTHVIDQNVKAGVSHRLLRPALGVVDPLNTVTAPPEVTAAAGADILTHAIESYTTRPYNARAKHHPPDRPAYIGANPASDVWCEKAIDYVARYLRRAVLNGLDLEARVNLALAANYAGIGFGNAGVHIPHALAYPIAGLVRDYVPPGYRTRHAMVPHGMAVILTAPSAFRFTYTSATERHLRAAELMGVPVSGLSEAERREALPRALISLMRDTGIPNGLNAVGYTERDIPALVEGTLKQPRLLAGAPRSVGSADLEWILRDSMRLW